In Leptospira limi, a single genomic region encodes these proteins:
- the katG gene encoding catalase/peroxidase HPI: MRNFRRFTIALLVLFLGPIGAADTKETQGMDRQNTSNQFWWPERLDLAPLRQHSAESNPLGRQFNYAKAFQELDIQILKQEIKTVMTTSQDWWPSDYGHYGPFFIRMAWHSAGTYRISDGRGGAGGGQQRFEPLNSWPDNANLDKARRLLWPIKKKYGNKISWADLMVLTGNVALESMGFKTYGFAGGRTDDWEADLVYWGPEKKFLEDQRYKGNRELKNPLAAVQMGLIYVNPEGPNGNPDPLAAAKDIRETFGRMAMNDEETVALIAGGHTFGKAHGKADPSKHVGKEPAAAGIEEQGFGWKNNYKKGNAEDTITSGLEGAWTANPTKWTTQYLNNLFGFEWVQTKSPAGAIQWIPKDGAGANMVPDAHDKSLRHAPIMFTTDLALKFDPSYKVIAKRFQENPKEFELAFAKAWFKLTHRDMGPLTRYIGKDLPKEALIWQDPVPSVSHKLVTAKEIESLKGKILKSGLTIPQLVRTAWASASTFRSTDMRGGANGARIRLTPQKNWVANDPEELSKVLNKLEQIKEDFNKTGSKISLADLIVLAGNVAIEEAAKKAGIKVSVPFTPGRTDASLEQTDEYSFSVLEPKADAFRNYYGPGNYMSPTEMLVDKANMLSLSIPEMTVLLGGMRALDANTGKSKHGILTSKPGVLTNDFFVNLLDMSTKWQKSEQTEGLYEGLDRKTGSKRWTATSVDLIFGSHSELRAVAEVYASDNAKEKFVKDFVSAWNKVMMLDRFDVK, encoded by the coding sequence ATGAGAAATTTCAGACGTTTCACAATCGCTCTCCTTGTGTTGTTCCTTGGCCCAATTGGAGCCGCGGACACCAAAGAGACCCAAGGGATGGACCGCCAAAACACATCCAACCAATTTTGGTGGCCAGAACGCTTGGACTTGGCACCACTGCGCCAACACAGTGCAGAATCGAATCCTTTGGGCAGGCAGTTCAATTACGCCAAAGCATTTCAGGAATTGGACATCCAAATCTTAAAACAAGAAATCAAAACCGTTATGACTACGTCCCAAGATTGGTGGCCATCTGATTATGGACATTACGGCCCATTCTTCATTCGTATGGCTTGGCATAGTGCGGGAACCTATCGCATCTCCGATGGGCGTGGCGGTGCTGGTGGTGGACAACAACGTTTTGAACCACTCAATAGTTGGCCTGATAATGCAAACCTCGACAAAGCAAGAAGGTTGTTATGGCCGATCAAGAAAAAATATGGTAACAAAATTTCCTGGGCTGACCTCATGGTTTTAACAGGGAACGTAGCACTGGAATCAATGGGTTTTAAAACTTATGGATTTGCTGGTGGAAGGACTGACGATTGGGAAGCAGACCTAGTGTATTGGGGACCTGAGAAAAAATTTTTGGAAGACCAAAGATACAAAGGCAATCGCGAATTAAAAAACCCACTCGCTGCTGTCCAAATGGGACTTATCTATGTCAATCCAGAAGGACCTAATGGGAATCCTGACCCACTAGCAGCCGCTAAAGACATTCGTGAGACATTTGGCCGAATGGCAATGAATGACGAAGAAACTGTTGCACTGATTGCAGGTGGACACACTTTCGGGAAGGCTCACGGTAAAGCAGATCCATCCAAACATGTTGGAAAAGAACCAGCAGCTGCTGGGATCGAAGAACAAGGATTTGGTTGGAAAAATAATTACAAAAAAGGAAATGCAGAAGACACAATTACCAGTGGTCTTGAAGGAGCATGGACAGCAAACCCAACGAAGTGGACAACTCAATACCTAAACAATCTATTTGGTTTTGAATGGGTACAAACAAAAAGTCCTGCTGGTGCCATCCAATGGATTCCAAAAGACGGAGCAGGTGCAAACATGGTTCCAGATGCTCATGACAAATCTTTACGCCACGCTCCAATCATGTTTACAACCGACTTGGCATTAAAATTTGATCCAAGTTATAAAGTGATCGCAAAACGATTCCAAGAAAACCCAAAAGAGTTTGAACTCGCATTTGCAAAAGCTTGGTTCAAATTAACTCACAGAGATATGGGTCCCCTCACCCGTTATATAGGAAAAGACCTTCCAAAAGAAGCATTAATTTGGCAAGACCCTGTTCCAAGTGTTTCTCACAAATTGGTAACTGCCAAGGAAATCGAAAGTCTGAAAGGAAAAATCCTTAAGTCTGGACTTACAATCCCACAACTTGTCAGAACTGCATGGGCGTCAGCATCTACGTTCCGAAGTACGGATATGCGAGGTGGTGCCAATGGTGCAAGGATCCGCCTAACACCTCAAAAAAATTGGGTGGCAAATGATCCAGAGGAGTTATCAAAAGTTCTAAATAAACTAGAACAAATCAAAGAGGACTTCAACAAGACTGGAAGTAAAATCTCTCTTGCTGACCTCATTGTTCTAGCTGGGAATGTTGCAATTGAAGAAGCGGCAAAAAAAGCAGGAATAAAAGTTTCTGTCCCATTTACTCCAGGTAGAACAGACGCCAGTTTAGAACAAACCGATGAGTATTCCTTCTCTGTATTAGAACCAAAAGCAGATGCTTTTAGAAACTATTACGGACCAGGCAATTATATGTCACCAACTGAGATGTTAGTCGACAAAGCAAACATGTTGTCACTTTCCATCCCTGAGATGACTGTTCTACTTGGTGGAATGCGTGCATTAGATGCGAATACTGGCAAATCAAAACATGGAATTCTCACATCCAAACCAGGAGTTTTGACTAATGATTTTTTTGTGAACTTACTCGACATGTCTACCAAATGGCAAAAGTCAGAACAAACAGAAGGATTGTATGAAGGTCTCGATCGCAAAACAGGATCAAAACGATGGACGGCAACTTCTGTTGATTTGATCTTTGGCTCTCACTCAGAACTTCGTGCAGTTGCAGAAGTATATGCCTCCGATAATGCCAAAGAAAAGTTTGTGAAAGATTTTGTTTCCGCTTGGAACAAAGTGATGATGTTAGATCGATTTGATGTGAAATAG
- a CDS encoding high-potential iron-sulfur protein, translated as MKPFTRKQFLKRSIVLASTLFLLGGEWNLFAKGTKEEKMTEPPDGLKPVSENDPTAQALGFHQDAKNTDYNLYPERKHPKAKSQVCLQCAQFTKLNEGWGKCSILPNGVVATKGWCSAFAKKM; from the coding sequence ATGAAACCGTTCACACGCAAACAATTTCTGAAACGTTCCATTGTTCTTGCGTCCACTCTCTTCCTTTTAGGGGGAGAGTGGAATTTATTTGCAAAAGGAACAAAAGAAGAAAAAATGACAGAGCCACCAGATGGCTTAAAACCAGTATCAGAAAATGATCCCACTGCACAGGCATTAGGTTTTCACCAAGACGCAAAGAATACCGATTATAATTTGTATCCAGAAAGAAAACACCCAAAAGCAAAAAGCCAAGTTTGCCTCCAATGTGCCCAATTTACAAAACTCAATGAAGGTTGGGGAAAATGTTCTATATTGCCGAATGGTGTTGTGGCAACAAAAGGTTGGTGTTCAGCATTTGCTAAAAAGATGTAA
- a CDS encoding RecQ family ATP-dependent DNA helicase: MKTDLLFGTFGIKEFRGNQELIIKHVISGKNALVIMPTGMGKSICFQIPALVLQGTCIVISPLIALMKDQVDSLLQKGISATYINSSLNRTERTNRYEALRAGKLKIVYVSPERFQKKEFLEVLSNLQISLLAIDEAHCISQWGHDFRPDYTKINWFREILKFPPTIALTATASSRVQNDIVNQMGLQSHEIKIFDDGLFRPNLHLSVAECFDVEAKYKQLLEELKSKKEVSILYFSLIQELENFSRWLDTKRFPHLVYHGKRSNQDRSLTLTKFLQSDSVVLLATNAFGMGVDKPNVRNVFHVQIPGSIEAYYQEIGRAGRDGKPSECKLFYTEDDLAIQMDFIDWQNPDVSYLKKLYMLLFQKQDQLSALDYETIQSFMTYKNKSDHRVQTAINLLSRVGLLSGDLELGTLQLENEWDDSLFSKEELEAKKMEGGKRLYQMLQYTKANDCRRKFIHQYFDSPFTSCGNCDLCLKSD; the protein is encoded by the coding sequence ATGAAAACGGACTTACTGTTTGGTACTTTTGGAATTAAGGAATTCCGAGGGAATCAAGAATTGATCATAAAACACGTAATTAGTGGTAAAAATGCCTTGGTCATTATGCCAACGGGCATGGGAAAATCAATTTGTTTCCAAATTCCTGCCTTGGTTTTGCAAGGAACTTGTATTGTCATCTCTCCTCTTATTGCCTTAATGAAGGACCAAGTGGATTCATTGTTGCAAAAAGGAATCTCTGCCACGTATATCAACTCTAGTTTAAACCGCACAGAAAGGACAAATCGATATGAAGCACTAAGAGCTGGTAAGTTGAAAATTGTCTACGTGTCTCCTGAAAGATTCCAAAAAAAAGAATTTTTAGAGGTTCTGTCCAATTTACAAATTTCTCTATTGGCAATTGATGAAGCACATTGTATCAGCCAATGGGGTCATGACTTCCGCCCTGATTATACCAAAATTAATTGGTTCCGTGAGATTTTAAAATTTCCACCCACAATTGCCTTAACTGCGACTGCTTCGAGTCGTGTACAAAATGATATCGTAAACCAAATGGGACTACAATCGCATGAAATTAAAATTTTTGATGATGGATTGTTTCGGCCAAATTTGCACTTATCTGTTGCTGAGTGTTTTGATGTTGAAGCTAAATACAAACAGTTGTTAGAAGAGTTAAAGTCCAAAAAAGAGGTTTCCATTTTATACTTTAGTCTTATCCAAGAGTTAGAAAATTTTAGTCGATGGTTGGATACCAAACGATTCCCTCATTTGGTGTATCATGGGAAACGATCCAACCAAGATAGAAGTTTGACACTCACAAAATTTTTACAATCAGATTCTGTTGTGTTACTTGCTACCAATGCCTTTGGAATGGGTGTTGATAAACCAAATGTTAGAAATGTTTTCCATGTACAAATTCCTGGAAGTATCGAAGCCTATTACCAGGAAATTGGAAGGGCAGGGAGAGATGGTAAACCTTCTGAATGCAAACTGTTTTATACAGAAGACGATTTGGCGATCCAAATGGATTTTATCGATTGGCAAAATCCAGATGTGTCCTACTTAAAAAAACTCTATATGTTGTTATTCCAAAAACAAGACCAACTTTCTGCCCTTGATTACGAGACAATCCAATCCTTTATGACGTATAAAAATAAGTCAGACCACAGAGTACAAACCGCTATCAATTTATTATCACGTGTGGGTCTTTTGTCTGGTGATTTAGAACTAGGGACCTTACAACTGGAAAATGAATGGGACGATTCTCTGTTTTCAAAAGAAGAATTGGAGGCTAAAAAAATGGAAGGTGGAAAACGGCTCTACCAAATGCTCCAATACACGAAAGCAAATGATTGTAGAAGGAAGTTTATCCACCAGTATTTTGATTCCCCTTTTACTTCTTGTGGGAATTGTGATCTTTGTTTAAAGAGCGACTAA
- a CDS encoding type 1 glutamine amidotransferase domain-containing protein codes for MNRIIHSILFILMFTILTCGKHTGVVEIKSYVHPHGQQTKGKILMVLSSPSVSKQTGWPIGFWASELTHPMRVFIESGYSVELASTEGGKVEMDSYSNPTDPSGYSSHDVISLGYLQKKDFKDSLSNTKKLSDVKADEYVAIFLVGGQGPMFTYKGNQLLQNLFVQFYENNKPAVAVCHSTTILLETKKSNGELLVDGKTWTGFSDEEEEYADKAVGQKIQPYRIQTEAKKIKNTTFKVAPAFSSYAIRDGFLITGQQQNSGEAAAKLLIELLN; via the coding sequence ATGAATCGAATCATTCACTCTATTTTATTCATCCTTATGTTTACCATACTAACTTGTGGCAAACATACAGGAGTCGTAGAAATTAAGTCCTATGTGCACCCACATGGACAACAAACAAAGGGAAAAATCCTAATGGTACTCAGTAGTCCAAGTGTATCCAAACAAACTGGTTGGCCCATTGGATTTTGGGCATCGGAACTCACACACCCAATGAGAGTCTTTATCGAATCTGGATACTCTGTAGAACTTGCTTCTACAGAAGGAGGAAAAGTTGAAATGGATTCTTATTCCAATCCAACCGATCCAAGTGGTTATTCTTCCCACGATGTAATCTCACTAGGTTACTTACAAAAAAAAGATTTCAAAGATTCCTTATCCAATACAAAAAAACTCTCCGATGTAAAGGCAGATGAGTATGTGGCGATTTTCCTAGTTGGAGGACAAGGACCAATGTTTACATACAAAGGAAATCAATTGTTACAAAACTTATTTGTTCAATTTTATGAAAACAATAAACCTGCTGTTGCCGTTTGCCACTCCACTACGATTCTTTTAGAAACAAAAAAGTCAAATGGTGAACTATTAGTGGATGGAAAAACTTGGACAGGATTTTCTGATGAAGAAGAAGAGTATGCTGATAAAGCAGTAGGTCAAAAAATCCAACCGTATCGAATCCAAACAGAAGCAAAAAAAATAAAAAACACTACTTTCAAGGTCGCACCAGCTTTCTCGTCTTATGCGATCAGAGATGGTTTTTTGATCACAGGGCAACAACAAAATTCAGGAGAAGCCGCCGCAAAACTCCTCATTGAACTTCTGAATTGA
- a CDS encoding winged helix-turn-helix transcriptional regulator produces MPEFKYKGKLYYNPVEFVLDWIGGAWKMPILWRLREKTLRYSEIKKTLSHISDKMLAQSLRELEENGLVHRKVYAVVPPRTEYSLTELGKKTIPMIISLRELGITFMKTSGAYTEDLESFPNAKTTKKK; encoded by the coding sequence ATGCCTGAATTTAAATATAAAGGTAAATTGTACTATAATCCTGTAGAATTTGTCTTAGATTGGATAGGTGGTGCCTGGAAAATGCCCATCCTTTGGAGACTCAGAGAAAAAACCTTAAGGTATAGTGAAATCAAAAAAACATTGAGCCATATTTCCGATAAAATGTTGGCACAGTCACTTCGTGAACTCGAAGAAAATGGTCTTGTCCATCGTAAAGTATATGCGGTTGTACCTCCCCGTACAGAATACTCTCTTACAGAGCTTGGTAAAAAGACGATCCCAATGATTATTTCCTTACGAGAACTTGGTATTACGTTTATGAAAACTTCTGGAGCCTATACAGAAGATTTGGAATCATTTCCCAATGCAAAAACAACAAAGAAAAAATAG
- a CDS encoding NADPH-dependent F420 reductase yields the protein MKIAIIGTGNVGGALATGWSKKGHQIFLGVRNPENFKGKELLSLPNITACPIEEAVKRSDVVVISTPAKETINVIKSLGDTTGKIIIDTMNTVQKDTSTLDTSTTETILKNTQSKDVVKCFNTTGANNLLNPNYGDTKLDMFMAGDSKTGKDIALQLTFDLGFANCYDVGGNDKFALMEEFAFFWINLAMFQKLGREIGFKLLKR from the coding sequence ATGAAAATTGCAATCATTGGAACAGGAAATGTTGGTGGAGCTTTGGCGACGGGTTGGTCAAAAAAAGGTCATCAAATCTTCTTAGGAGTTCGGAATCCAGAGAATTTTAAAGGGAAAGAACTTCTCTCGCTTCCCAATATTACTGCTTGTCCCATCGAAGAAGCTGTCAAACGATCTGACGTAGTTGTGATATCTACACCGGCCAAAGAAACAATCAATGTTATAAAATCGTTAGGTGATACAACAGGAAAAATCATCATCGACACGATGAATACAGTACAAAAAGATACGTCTACTTTGGACACTTCCACCACAGAAACCATACTTAAAAACACACAATCCAAAGATGTTGTGAAGTGTTTTAATACAACAGGTGCCAATAATTTGTTAAATCCCAATTATGGAGATACTAAACTCGATATGTTTATGGCTGGCGATTCCAAAACAGGCAAAGATATCGCATTACAACTAACATTCGATTTAGGATTTGCCAATTGTTATGATGTAGGTGGAAATGACAAATTTGCCCTGATGGAAGAATTTGCATTTTTTTGGATCAATCTTGCGATGTTTCAAAAATTAGGAAGAGAGATCGGATTTAAGTTACTCAAACGTTAG
- a CDS encoding CPBP family intramembrane glutamic endopeptidase, whose translation MQTSKKFTYFFALVISVSFIISFFLYGIQNNIAENNPHVELKPFSYSKILSRTTTVILFISLLWFHNRIEKKPIRSLGLENITKRKKDLFLGFFAGMASLSFVVATKVIFGVSNWAPKEFLAFDYLISLYFLLSVFCIGFVEELFFRGYLLQSFVVEWGEKKAVIFTSLFFSFTHFIRPIQDILILIPEFIGLFLVGYALSYAWVYTKSLYLPIGIHAGWVYIVKMQSFFVSPIPHNYQWLFGGERLVTGLISWMFMFLFLFGLKYIFEQMLQKDKMPTG comes from the coding sequence ATGCAAACTTCAAAAAAATTCACATACTTCTTTGCTTTAGTAATCAGCGTTAGTTTCATCATCAGTTTCTTCTTATATGGAATTCAGAATAATATCGCTGAAAATAATCCCCATGTAGAATTAAAACCCTTCTCCTATTCTAAAATCTTGTCTCGGACAACAACAGTAATCTTATTTATTTCCTTACTTTGGTTTCACAATAGGATAGAAAAAAAACCAATTCGATCTCTCGGATTGGAAAACATAACAAAAAGAAAGAAAGATTTATTTTTAGGATTTTTCGCTGGGATGGCATCACTAAGTTTTGTAGTAGCCACTAAGGTGATTTTTGGTGTATCCAATTGGGCACCCAAAGAATTTTTGGCATTTGATTATTTGATCTCTTTATATTTTTTACTTTCTGTATTTTGTATTGGATTCGTTGAAGAATTATTCTTTAGAGGTTATCTTCTTCAATCATTTGTTGTCGAATGGGGGGAGAAAAAGGCGGTTATCTTTACAAGTTTGTTTTTTTCGTTCACACATTTTATCCGGCCAATACAAGATATTCTCATCTTGATTCCAGAATTCATAGGATTGTTCTTGGTAGGATATGCTTTGTCTTACGCTTGGGTTTATACTAAATCCCTTTATTTACCAATTGGGATTCATGCAGGTTGGGTGTATATTGTCAAAATGCAATCATTCTTCGTTTCTCCAATACCTCACAACTATCAGTGGTTATTCGGTGGTGAGAGACTCGTTACAGGTCTCATTTCATGGATGTTTATGTTTTTGTTTTTATTTGGGCTCAAATATATTTTTGAACAAATGTTACAAAAAGACAAAATGCCAACTGGATAA